In Zingiber officinale cultivar Zhangliang chromosome 1A, Zo_v1.1, whole genome shotgun sequence, a genomic segment contains:
- the LOC122038972 gene encoding glycosyltransferase BC10-like codes for MGNEMKLRSKPDQADVDFFQSSPKKDCSFGRLVSLVSFVVVFMSGIVLGLSGSAHYTRYFASRTELFFPTTIYSTECYKDSTDFKTFAQPTNLAHNMSDDELFWRASLVPKMKEYPFQRVPKVAFMFMTRGPLPFAPLWERFFKDHKGLFSIYVHTLPDYRLNVPETSVFFGRQIPSEEASWGSITLIDGEKRLLANALLDLYNERFVLLSESCIPVHNFPTVYEYLINSAHSFVESYDQNTRQGRGRYSRHMAPKIMLYQWRKGSQWFELNRKLAVSIVADYKYYSLFRRHCKPSCYPDEHYIPTYMNMFHGSLTANRSVTWVDWSRGGPHPARYGAPNITVEFIQAIRNNGSFCMHNSVPTNICFLFARKFAPSALPPLLNLTQAVMGF; via the exons ATGGGGAACGAGATGAAACTGAGATCAAAGCCAGATCAAGCAGACGTGGATTTCTTTCAATCTTCACCAAAGAAGGACTGCTCGTTCGGCCGACTGGTTAGTCTCGTCTCATTCGTCGTCGTCTTCATGTCTGGCATCGTCTTGGGCTTATCTGGGAGCGCACACTACACTCGGTACTTTGCCTCGCGGACCGAGCTATTCTTCCCGACTACCATCTATTCGACGGAATGCTACAAAGATTCCACAGATTTCAAGACCTTCGCCCAGCCGACCAACTTGGCACATAACATGTCCGACGACGAGCTCTTTTGGAGGGCGTCGTTGGTGCCAAAGATGAAGGAATATCCCTTCCAAAGAGTGCCCAAGGTGGCATTCATGTTCATGACAAGGGGGCCTCTGCCTTTTGCCCCTCTCTGGGAAAGGTTCTTCAAAGACCACAAGGGCTTGTTCTCAATCTACGTGCACACCCTTCCAGATTACAGGCTCAATGTACCAGAGACCTCCGTTTTCTTCGGCAGACAAATTCCCAGCGAG GAGGCATCATGGGGATCCATCACATTAATAGATGGCGAGAAGCGCCTCTTGGCCAATGCTTTATTGGACCTCTACAACGAGCGCTTTGTGCTGCTCTCCGAGAGTTGCATTCCAGTGCACAACTTCCCTACTGTATATGAATACCTCATCAATTCAGCCCACAGCTTCGTCGAGTCCTACGACCAGAACACCCGGCAGGGCCGCGGGCGATACAGCCGGCACATGGCACCCAAGATCATGCTGTATCAGTGGCGGAAAGGCTCTCAGTGGTTCGAGCTCAACCGCAAGCTAGCGGTGAGCATAGTCGCGGACTACAAGTACTACTCCCTCTTCAGAAGGCACTGCAAGCCTTCCTGCTACCCAGATGAGCACTACATTCCGACTTACATGAACATGTTCCATGGATCGTTGACAGCGAACCGGAGCGTGACATGGGTCGACTGGTCCAGGGGCGGCCCTCATCCGGCACGATACGGCGCTCCGAATATCACAGTGGAGTTTATTCAGGCCATAAGAAACAATGGGAGCTTCTGCATGCACAACTCAGTGCCAACCAACATTTGCTTTCTCTTTGCAAGGAAGTTTGCTCCTAGTGCATTGCCTCCTTTGCTCAACCTTACTCAAGCAGTAATGGGATTTTGA